The genomic region CCCTCTGTTCGCGCATCAAATGCGCAGAATTAGCGCAGGAATCAGGGGATTCGCACAGCTAGGCAAGGCTTGGCGCAAGATGCTGCAAGATCAATGTTTATCGGCGAATTGCCTTGCTAACTTTTTTACAGAGCTGGTGATGGACCAGCTTTCCAACACTCGCTCAGGAGTAAAAATGCTTGCTTTCTTCTCTAACGCCGCCGCCCGTGTCCGCCGCGACGAAAAGGGTGCTACCGCTGTCGAATACGGCCTCATGGTCTCGCTCATTGCCGTCGCCATCGTCCTTGCCGTTACTTTCCTCGGTGGCCAGATCTCGACCATGTTCCAGAGTGCTGCCTGCGGCGTCCAGGGTAAGACCTACCACGGTGCTGTTGCAGCCGTCCCCCCTGTCAGCGGCGTCGGCGGGTCCGCGGCTGTCGCGGCCTCCTGCAGCTAAGTCCCATCTTCTGACGGACGGGTGGCGGAAGCTTCAAAACACTTCCGTCACCTGTTGCAGTTGCCCCAGGCGTCCAAGAGTGAAAGGCAATCACATGCGCAGGGCGTCTGAGCGCGGCGCCGTCGCGGTTGAGTTTGCGCTCTTGGCTCCGGTTCTGATCATGCTGCTACTGGGGACCATGGAGTTCAGTCGCGCATACAACGTGCAAACAACACTCACCAATGCAGCACGTGAAGGCGCCCGGGCCATGGCCATCAATAACAACGAAACAGTTGCGCTGACAGCAACCACAAATGCGGCTGGCGCGCTCAATCCGAAGCTAAGTAACTCGAACCTGACTTTTGCTTTTCAGACAAGCCCGCAGACTACGCCCGCGCCGACTTCCTGTACGCCAGGAAGCCAAGTGACACTGACTGTCACCTACTCACTAAGCACAATAACCGGCATAGCGGGACCTTTCGCGATGACAGCGAAAGGAACCATGCTGTGCGGCGGGTAAGGCTCTCCTCCAACGGCGAGCGTGGCGGTATTGCGGTTATCGTCGCCCTTCTCATGGTGGCGATGCTTGGTTTTGCCGCGCTTGCCATCGACGTTGCCAAACTTTACGCAGAACGGGCGCAACTGCAGAACGGTTCCGACGCCGGCGCGCTGATGATGGCCCAGAAATGCGCCAAGAATGACACCGACACCGAATGTTCCGCTACTTCTCCCCTTGCTGCTGACCTCGCAAACAAGAACGCCATCGACGGATTGAGCAACGTGAAGTCCATCGCTCTGGACAAAATCAACCGCACAGTCACAGTAACTGCGGGGGCCAAGGAATCTGGTGCGTCTGGGAATTCCGTGTCCCTGTTTTTCGCCGGCGTCCTGGGTTTTGCGAGCGCCGAGGTGAACGCCAGTTCCAGTGTGAGGTGGGGCAGCCCGGTGGAGGGCACCATCGTCTTTCCGCTGGCGTTCTCCATCTGCCAGGTCTCAGGCATGGTGGACGGCAGCGCCCAACTGCTTCAGAACCACTCGGCTGACGCTAACGCCGACTGTCCGCTTGGACCAGCCGGCAAAACCGTTCCTGGGGGTTTCGGCTGGACCGCGCAGAACGCAGGCCAATGCGGCGGTCTGGTCAACCTGGCTATCAACCAGAGTGGCAGCGCCACCGGCAACGATGGCCCGTCCAACTGTGATGCCATTTTGAATGGCTGGGCAAGTGAGATTGCCGCCGGACGCCCCGTCATCGTCCTGTTGCCAGTCTTTGACGACGTGACCGGGACGGGTTCGGGGGCCAGCTACCACCTGAACAGTTTTGCTGCCTTCAACGTCCAAGGCTGGGCCTTCAGCGGTGCTGACAAGCTGCCCATGGTCTACAACAACACTCCCGCGACCAACAGCCTGGAGTGCAAAGGCAACTGCCGGGGCATCATCGGAAAGTTCGTCAAATACGTCTCCCTCGCGGACGGCTACAAGCTGGGTCCGGTCAGTCCCAATGGCGCCACCGTCGTCGAACTGACCAGTTAGTTCCCTGCAGTACTGCAGAGTTCGTGAATCAATAAATCATCAGGAGCAGTTCGTGAAGTCTCGGTTGTTGGCAGGCGCGGCCGCAGTAGTTTTAGCGCTGGTGGGCGCCATGCTCGTCATCTCATACGCGCAGGGCGCGGACCAGCGTGCCGTCCAGAATCTCGAGCCCGTGGCCGTACTTGTAGTCAAGACTGCGATTCCTGCCGGTACCCCCGTCGAGTCAATGACAGTTTCCCTCGCTACGGAACAGGTGCCGGCATCGGCTGTCACTGGATCATCACTGAAGTCTCTGGATGCGTCCAAGGGCAAGGTCGCGGCCGTGGACCTGGTTCCCGGCGAGCAACTTGTCGCGGAGCGCCTCGTTGCGCCCGAAGACGTCAAAACCTCAGGAGCCGTGGAGGTTCCAGCCGGCCTCCAGGAAGTTTCGTTCCAGCTTGAGCCTGACCGCGTCGTCGGTGGACGGCTGGCTCCAAGCGACCACGTAGGTGTCTTCATTAACCTGGATAAGGGCGGTCTGGAGGACAAGCTCGACGCGGAGACAACCAAGTTGGCCGTCCGTAAAGCTCTTGTCACAGCCGTCCAGCGGGCACCACAGGCCGCTGCAACTGCGCAACCCGCGCCTACCGCAAGCGCCGATCCCAACGCTCCCGACCCGCAGGACACTACCCTCCCGACCGGTTCACTGATGCTCACGGTCGCCGTCAGCGATGTCGACGCCGCCAAGATCGTTTTCGCCGCCGAATTCGGCAAGATCTGGCTCAGCAAGGAGCCCACCAACGCCAAGGACAGCGGTCCCCGGGTCATTCAGCGGAGTGAGGTGTACAAATGAGCCGCTTCGTCCTGATCACTCCCAACGCGGACTTTGACGCCCGCCTGCGGCAGGCTGTGGCCGGCGGGCTCCAAGGCGGCGTGCAGACCTTCTTCACGAACATCCTGCCGGCGGGCCCCTATGACCTGTTCGCACAGCTGAACCAGGAGCAGCCCGAGGTCCTTATCCTCGGCCCGGATCTGCCGGTCGATGAAGCGCTTCGCCTGGCAACAGTGCTTGATGTACAGGTTCCGGACCTGATGGTGCTCCTGGTTAGCGAACCGGATCCTACGCTGATCTTGCAGGCCATGCGGGCCGGCGTCCGCGACGTCCTCAGCCCCTCTGCCGATCCCGCTCACCTGAGGGTGCTGTTGGAGCGCGCCTGCCAGTCCTTCGCCAACCGGCACCGGAGTGAGCAGCCGGTCCCTGCGGAGAACCGGAAGGGCGCCATCATTGGGGTTTTCTCCCCCAAGGGCGGCGTGGGCAAGACAACCATTGCCACCAACCTTGCCGTGGGTCTGGGCCAGCTGGCTCCGATGAGCGTCGTCCTTGTGGACCTTGACCTGCAGTTCGGGGACGTCGCCTCCGGTCTCTACCTGAATCCGGAACATACCGTCACGGACGCCGTCTCGCCTGCCGCAGCTCAGGACACCCTTGTGCTCAAGGCCTTCCTCACAGTTCACCCTGCCAGCATCTACGCACTGTGTGCACCCCTCAGCCCTGTCGAAGCTGACCACATCACGCCGGACCAGGTCACGCGTCTCCTCGAACAGCTGGCCGAAGAGTTCCAGTATGTCGTGGTGGATACCGCGCCCGGCCTGCCCGAAATAGGACTGGCCGCCATGGAAGCCTGCACAGACGTGGTCTGGGTCAGTGCAATGGATATCCCCAGCGTCCGTGGCCTCCGTTCAGGCATGGACATCCTGCGCCAGTTGGAGATCCTGCCCGATGGCCGGCACGTGGTCCTGAACATGGCGGACTCCAAGTGCGGCCTCACCGTCCAGGATATCGAATCCACCATCGGAGCTCCCGTGGACGTCAGCGTCCCCCGTTCCCGCGCCGTGGCTTTGTCGACCAACCGGGGCATGCCCGTCCTGCTGGATGCCAAGAAGGACCCCGCCGCTAAAGGCTTAAGTCAGCTGGTGGACCGACTGGGTCCGGCCGCTAGTGCCAAAGCGCAGCGAAGCGCCCACCGGCGGGTGGTGGTCTAGATGAAGCTGTCCGAACGAATCCAGGCCGCACAGCTCAGGTCTGCAGTTCCCGGTGCCCCGCTCCACGTCCCGCCTGCGCCGACGCATTCTCCCGCCGCCGTGATGCAGGCCTCGGCAGCGCAGGGTGCATCACACCCTGCGCCGATGCCGGCCGCCCCGCTGCAGATCCAGCCGACAACGGCGTCGTCACGGAGCACTGCTCCCAGGCCGATTTCTGGAGTATCCACTTACCAGACGCGTGCGGCACGGCGAGCAGCAGAGGCGGCCGCTCAGGCTGCTGCCGCTAAGGCGCAGACCGCCTCGTTCGTGGCCGCATCGCCGGTTGCCCCCGCTGCACTGGCTACTGGTGCTGGGGCGGAGCGTGCTCAGTCCCCTCACGCGGCTTCCGTCGTCCCGACAGCAGGGCGCCAGCAGGCGGCACAAACGGTGGCGGTTCAGCCGTCCGTCGCAGCACAGGCAGAGCTCTTCAAAGCCAAAACGCAGCAGCCGGTGGATGTTTTCGCTGCTCTCAAACAGCGTGCCGCAACGGCACTGTTTGAACGTATGGGGGCGCGGTTCAACGATTCCACGCTCACTGAACAGGAACTCCGCAGGACCGCCCGCGAGGAGCTCATCCGCATCATCGACGCCGAGCAGGTGCCGCTGACAGCGGACGAGCGTACGCGCCTTGTCGCGGACGTGGCGGACGATGTACTCGGATACGGACCGCTGCAGCGGCTCCTCGACGATCCTGCGGTCACCGAAATCATGGTGAACCGGATGGACCAGATCTATGTAGAACGCAAGGGCCAACTGACTCTGACGGAGTCGCGTTTCAGCTCGGAAGAGCACCTACGGAAGGTCATTGAACGCATCGTTTCCAAGGTGGGCCGGCGCATCGATGAATCGTCGCCGCTGGTAGATGCACGCCTGGAGGACGGGTCCCGTGTCAACGCTGTGATCCCTCCCCTCGCCGTCGGGGGTTCCTCGCTAACTATCCGTAAGTTCAGCAAGGTGCCGCTGACGGTGCAGAACCTCATCGACTTCGGGACCCTCACCCCGGAGATGGCCGAGCTGCTCAACGCCTGCGTCAAGGCCAAACTCAACATCATCGTTTCCGGCGGTACGGGTACCGGTAAGACCACCCTGCTCAATGTCCTGTCCTCCTTCCTTCCGGCCGACGAGCGCATCGTGACCATCGAGGACGCAGTGGAGCTCCAGATTCAGCAGGAACAC from Arthrobacter globiformis harbors:
- a CDS encoding Flp family type IVb pilin translates to MLAFFSNAAARVRRDEKGATAVEYGLMVSLIAVAIVLAVTFLGGQISTMFQSAACGVQGKTYHGAVAAVPPVSGVGGSAAVAASCS
- a CDS encoding CpaF family protein, with translation MAVQPSVAAQAELFKAKTQQPVDVFAALKQRAATALFERMGARFNDSTLTEQELRRTAREELIRIIDAEQVPLTADERTRLVADVADDVLGYGPLQRLLDDPAVTEIMVNRMDQIYVERKGQLTLTESRFSSEEHLRKVIERIVSKVGRRIDESSPLVDARLEDGSRVNAVIPPLAVGGSSLTIRKFSKVPLTVQNLIDFGTLTPEMAELLNACVKAKLNIIVSGGTGTGKTTLLNVLSSFLPADERIVTIEDAVELQIQQEHVVRLESRPPNTEGKGEVTIRELLRNSLRMRPDRIVVGEVRGGESLDMLQAMNTGHDGSLSTVHSNSPRDAIARLETLVLMAGMDLPLRAIREQIASAVNLIVQISRLRDGSRRITHVTEVQGMEGDIVTLQDAFVFDYSAGVDQHGKFLGKPVPTGIRPRFIDRFEDLGIHVSAGVFGAPLVPSERH
- a CDS encoding AAA family ATPase, which encodes MSRFVLITPNADFDARLRQAVAGGLQGGVQTFFTNILPAGPYDLFAQLNQEQPEVLILGPDLPVDEALRLATVLDVQVPDLMVLLVSEPDPTLILQAMRAGVRDVLSPSADPAHLRVLLERACQSFANRHRSEQPVPAENRKGAIIGVFSPKGGVGKTTIATNLAVGLGQLAPMSVVLVDLDLQFGDVASGLYLNPEHTVTDAVSPAAAQDTLVLKAFLTVHPASIYALCAPLSPVEADHITPDQVTRLLEQLAEEFQYVVVDTAPGLPEIGLAAMEACTDVVWVSAMDIPSVRGLRSGMDILRQLEILPDGRHVVLNMADSKCGLTVQDIESTIGAPVDVSVPRSRAVALSTNRGMPVLLDAKKDPAAKGLSQLVDRLGPAASAKAQRSAHRRVVV
- the cpaB gene encoding Flp pilus assembly protein CpaB, with the translated sequence MKSRLLAGAAAVVLALVGAMLVISYAQGADQRAVQNLEPVAVLVVKTAIPAGTPVESMTVSLATEQVPASAVTGSSLKSLDASKGKVAAVDLVPGEQLVAERLVAPEDVKTSGAVEVPAGLQEVSFQLEPDRVVGGRLAPSDHVGVFINLDKGGLEDKLDAETTKLAVRKALVTAVQRAPQAAATAQPAPTASADPNAPDPQDTTLPTGSLMLTVAVSDVDAAKIVFAAEFGKIWLSKEPTNAKDSGPRVIQRSEVYK
- a CDS encoding TadE/TadG family type IV pilus assembly protein; protein product: MRRASERGAVAVEFALLAPVLIMLLLGTMEFSRAYNVQTTLTNAAREGARAMAINNNETVALTATTNAAGALNPKLSNSNLTFAFQTSPQTTPAPTSCTPGSQVTLTVTYSLSTITGIAGPFAMTAKGTMLCGG
- a CDS encoding TadE/TadG family type IV pilus assembly protein encodes the protein MRRVRLSSNGERGGIAVIVALLMVAMLGFAALAIDVAKLYAERAQLQNGSDAGALMMAQKCAKNDTDTECSATSPLAADLANKNAIDGLSNVKSIALDKINRTVTVTAGAKESGASGNSVSLFFAGVLGFASAEVNASSSVRWGSPVEGTIVFPLAFSICQVSGMVDGSAQLLQNHSADANADCPLGPAGKTVPGGFGWTAQNAGQCGGLVNLAINQSGSATGNDGPSNCDAILNGWASEIAAGRPVIVLLPVFDDVTGTGSGASYHLNSFAAFNVQGWAFSGADKLPMVYNNTPATNSLECKGNCRGIIGKFVKYVSLADGYKLGPVSPNGATVVELTS